A single window of Gossypium arboreum isolate Shixiya-1 chromosome 13, ASM2569848v2, whole genome shotgun sequence DNA harbors:
- the LOC108485653 gene encoding LOW QUALITY PROTEIN: putative L-type lectin-domain containing receptor kinase II.2 (The sequence of the model RefSeq protein was modified relative to this genomic sequence to represent the inferred CDS: deleted 2 bases in 1 codon), with the protein NQNQFVYNGFHGSNLHLNGIAKIHPNGLLELTNTSYQQIGRAFFPFPIKFNTSSFSTTFVFAIVPKLPELGGHGITFTISPSIEFFNRAVANQYLGLFNITSNGHPTNRVLAIELDTIKNPEFGDIDDNHVGIDINNLQSYVSAPASYYSEKEKENKTLRLISGKPIQLWIDYDERDMLLNVTMAPLGTQKPWLPLLSTNLNLSMSGSMHVGFSASTGSVASDQYILGWSFNKSGQSQSFDYAKLPPPPPPQLRSRPRVKPDFRVAVPSVISCLLVITFIGTAYKMWIKRYEEIREDWEHEYGPHRFSYKDLYKATKGFKERELLGIGGFGEVYKGVLPSSNEQVAIKRVSRSSKQGMKEFIAEIATMGRLRHRNLVQLFGYCRRKGELLLVYDFMANGSLDTFLFTNEKMNLNWSQRVKILKGVASSLVYLHEDWEQVVIHRDIKASNVLLDAQLNGRLGDFGLAKFNDHGSNPRTTRLVGTIGYIAPELARTGKPTTGSDVFAFGNLMLEIACGRRPFEPERSPEEVILYDWVLEYRKIGLILQTSDPRLEGNYVVEEMELILNLGLLCANPAQEIRPSMRKVMQYLDGNASLSNIFFDAATNSLITSHNQKSLNGTSFQASCDNISIISLSSSTESILCYGR; encoded by the exons AACCAAAACCAGTTTGTCTACAATGGCTTCCATGGATCCAATCTTCATCTCAATGGAATAGCCAAAATCCACCCAAATGGCCTTTTGGAGTTAACAAACACTTCCTATCAACAAATCGGCCGTGCTTTCTTTCCGTTTCCGATCAAATTCAATACGTCGTCGTTTTCAACGACCTTTGTGTTTGCCATAGTCCCCAAGCTCCCAGAACTCGGTGGCCATGGCATTACCTTCACTATCTCACCATCAATTGAGTTCTTCAACAGAGCTGTTGCAAATCAATACCTCGGCCTGTTTAATATTACAAGCAATGGTCACCCGACTAACCGCGTTTTGGCGATTGAATTGGATACGATTAAGAACCCCGAGTTCGGAGATATCGATGATAACCATGTCGGGATTGATATCAACAACTTACAGTCCTATGTATCAGCTCCGGCAAGTTATTATTCGGAGAAGGAAAAGGAAAACAAGACATTGAGACTCATAAGTGGAAAGCCAATTCAGTTGTGGATTGATTATGATGAAAGGGATATGTTACTTAATGTAACAATGGCTCCTCTTGGAACTCAAAAACCATGGTTGCCTCTTTTATCAACAAACCTTAATCTTTCCATGTCGGGATCTATGCATGTTGGTTTCTCTGCATCAACTGGTTCAGTGGCAAGTGATCAGTACATTCTTGGGTGGAGCTTCAACAAAAGTGGGCAATCACAAAGCTTCGACTATGCCAAACTTCCGCCTCCGCCTCCGCCACAGCTCCGGAGCCGACCTCGGGTGAAACCCGATTTTCGGGTTGCGGTCCCATCGGTGATCTCGTGTCTTCTGGTTATAACATTCATTGGAACTGCTTACAAGATGTGGATAAAGAGATATGAAGAAATAAGAGAAGATTGGGAACATGAATATGGGCCTCATAGATTCTCTTATAAGGATCTGTATAAAGCCACTAAAGGTTTCAAAGAAAGGGAACTATTAGGAATTGGTGGGTTTGGGGAGGTTTATAAAGGTGTATTGCCATCTTCCAATGAACAAGTTGCAATCAAAAGGGTCTCTCGTAGTTCCAAACAAGGGATGAAAGAGTTCATAGCTGAAATTGCTACTATGGGGAGGTTGAGGCACAGAAATTTGGTGCAACTCTTTGGGTATTGTAGGAGAAAAGGAGAGCTTCTTTTGGTCTATGATTTCATGGCCAATGGTAGCCTTGACACTTTCTTGTTTACCAATGAAAAAATGAACCTTAATTGGTCTCAAAGAGTTAAAATCCTT AAAGGAGTGGCTTCATCACTTGTTTACCTCCATGAAGATTGGGAACAAGTTGTGATTCATAGAGATATAAAAGCTAGCAATGTTCTATTAGATGCACAACTTAATGGAAGATTAGGCGATTTCGGACTAGCGAAGTTTAATGATCATGGATCCAATCCTCGAACCACTCGTCTCGTTGGTACAATTGGATACATTGCACCCGAGCTGGCTAGAACTGGGAAACCAACAACCGGGTCAGATGTGTTTGCTTTTGGTAACTTGATGTTGGAAATTGCTTGTGGGAGGAGACCTTTCGAACCTGAAAGATCACCAGAAGAGGTTATCTTGTATGATTGGGTCCTTGAGTACCGGAAAATCGGCTTGATTCTTCAAACAAGTGACCCGAGATTAGAAGGCAACTATGTGGTGGAAGAAATGGAGTTGATATTAAACTTGGGTTTGCTTTGTGCAAATCCCGCACAAGAAATAAGGCCTAGCATGAGAAAAGTAATGCAATATTTGGATGGTAATGCCTCGTTGTCAAATATTTTTTTTGATGCTGCCACAAATAGTTTGATCACATCTCATAACCAAAAATCTCTCAATGGTACTTCATTTCAAGCATCATGTGATAATATTTCCATCATTTCTTTGTCTAGTTCAACCGAATCTATTCTCTGCTATGGTAGGTGA
- the LOC108486371 gene encoding protein TOC75-3, chloroplastic-like: MHSLVAASHLLPSSTRRQLPPSPPSSSRASSRATTIKCRFASRNDEPRNPTSFLRSLSKPVALASASAATLLIRITPIFTLLPGGGGNNCGGSGGGGFSGGGGGNNGGDGNFWEKLFSPSPAIADDNNQNQEWDSHGLPANIVVQLNKLSGFKKYKLSEILFFDRRRWTTVGTEDSFFEMVSLRPGGIYTKTQLQKELETLATCGMFEKVDMEGKTNPDGTLGLTISFAESTWQSADRFRCINVGLMAQSKPIEMDPDMTDKEKLEYYKSQEKDYKRRIERARPCLLPMQVHREVLQMLRDQGKVSARLLQKIRDRVQKWYHDEGYACAQVVNFGNLNTKEVVCEVVEGDITQLVIQFQDKLGNVIEGNTQLPVVRRELPRQLRQGNVFNIEAGKQALRNINSLALFSNIEVNPQPDEKNEGGIIVEIKLKELDQKSAEVSTEWSIVPGRGGRPTLASLQPGGTVSFEHRNLKGLNRSILGSLTTSNFFNPQDDLAFKLEYVHPYLDGVYNPRNRTLRANCFNSRKLSPVFTGGPGVDEVPPIWVDRAGVKFNITENFTRQSKFTYGLVMEEITTRDESSHISPNGQRVLPSGGISADGPPTTLSGTGVDRMAFLQANITRDNTKFVNGAIVGERNVFQVDQGLGIGTKFPFFNRHQLTITRFLQLKQVEEGAGKSPPPVLVLHGHYGGCVGDLPSYDAFTLGGPYSVRGYNMGELGAARNILELGAEIRIPVRNTHVYAFAEHGNDLGSSKDVKGNPTEVYRRMGHGSSYGVGVKLGLVRAEYAVDHNNGTGAVFFRFGERY, translated from the exons ATGCATTCTTTGGTCGCTGCATCTCACCTTCTCCCATCATCCACCCGCCGGCAATTGCCGCCGTCTCCTCCTTCTTCCTCGCGTGCTTCTTCACGCGCCACCACCATTAAATGCCGGTTCGCTTCCCGCAACGATGAACCCCGGAATCCCACTTCCTTCCTCCGCTCCCTCTCCAAACCCGTCGCGCTTGCCTCCGCTTCCGCAGCCACTCTCCTCATCCGCATCACCCCCATTTTCACCCTTCTACCAGGAGGCGGCGGAAATAACTGTGGCGGTAGCGGAGGTGGTGGTTTTTCCGGTGGTGGAGGTGGAAACAACGGTGGCGATGGAAACTTCTGGGAAAAGCTCTTTTCTCCATCGCCGGCTATTGCAGACGATAACAACCAAAACCAGGAATGGGATTCTCATGGATTACCAGCCAACATCGTTGTTCAACTCAACAAGCTAAGTGGGTTCAAAAAATACAAGCTTTCGGAGATTTTATTCTTCGATCGACGGCGATGGACCACCGTAGGAACCGAAGATTCGTTCTTCGAAATGGTTTCATTAAGGCCAGGAGGGATCTACACAAAAACCCAATTACAAAAAGAGCTTGAAACTTTAGCCACTTGTGGTATGTTCGAGAAAGTTGATATGGAAGGCAAAACAAACCCAGATGGAACTTTGGGGTTAACCATTTCTTTCGCTGAAAGCACTTGGCAATCAGCTGATAGGTTTAGGTGTATAAACGTGGGGTTAATGGCTCAATCCAAGCCTATTGAAATGGACCCTGATATGACAGATAAGGAGAAACTGGAGTATTACAAAAGCCAGGAGAAGGATTATAAAAGGAGGATTGAAAGAGCTAGGCCTTGTTTGTTGCCAATGCAAGTGCATAGGGAAGTGTTACAAATGTTGAGGGACCAAGGGAAAGTGAGTGCTAGGTTGTTGCAGAAGATAAGAGATAGGGTTCAAAAATGGTACCATGATGAAGGGTATGCTTGTGCTCAAGTTGTTAACTTTGGGAACTTGAATACTAAGGAAGTGGTGTGTGAAGTTGTGGAAGGGGATATTACACAGCTTGTGATTCAGTTCCAAGATAAGCTTGGGAATGTTATTGAAGGGAATACCCAGCTCCCTGTTGTGAGGAGAGAATTGCCTAGACAG CTTCGACAAGGCAATGTTTTTAATATTGAAGCAGGGAAACAAGCCCTGAGGAACATAAACTCACTGGctttattttcaaatattgaaGTGAACCCACAACCTGATGAGAAGAACGAAGGGGGTATCATTGTTGAAATAAAGCTCAAAGAGCTGGATCAAAAATCAGCTGAAGTCAGTACGGAGTGGAGTATTGTACCCGGACGTGGGGGCCGTCCCACATTG GCTTCACTTCAACCTGGTGGAACTGTATCTTTTGAGCACCGAAATCTCAAAGGGCTTAACAGGTCCATTCTCGGTTCATTGACCACCAGTAACTTTTTTAATCCTCAG GATGATCTTGCTTTCAAGCTAGAATATGTGCATCCATATTTGGATGGTGTTTATAATCCACGCAACAGAACTCTTCGTGCAAACTGCTTCAACAGCCGGAAACTGAGTCCGGTTTTCACCGGTGGGCCAGGAGTTGATGAAGTCCCACCAATATGGGTTGATCGAGCTGGTGTTAAATTTAACATTACAGAG AATTTTACCCGTCAAAGCAAATTCACTTACGGACTTGTGATGGAAGAGATAACAACTCGTGATGAAAGCAGTCATATATCTCCAAACGGTCAAAGAGTGCTTCCAAGTGGAGGCATCAGTGCTGATGGACCCCCGACCACACTCAGTGGTACCGGTGTTGATCGAATGGCATTTCTACAAGCGAATATCACACGCGATAATACCAAGTTTGTAAATGGAGCCATTGTTGGCGAGAGAAATGTGTTCCAG GTGGACCAAGGACTTGGCATAGGCACCAAGTTCCCGTTCTTTAACCGCCACCAACTCACAATTACACGATTCCTCCAACTAAAGCAAGTGGAAGAAGGTGCCGGTAAATCCCCACCACCAGTTCTAGTCCTTCATGGACATTATGGAGGTTGCGTGGGTGACCTTCCAAGTTACGATGCTTTTACACTTGGGGGCCCCTATTCGGTGAGGGGTTATAACATGGGTGAGTTAGGTGCTGCTCGAAACATTCTTGAG CTCGGAGCTGAGATCCGGATACCCGTGAGGAATACACATGTGTATGCATTTGCAGAGCATGGTAACGATCTTGGAAGTTCAAAGGATGTAAAGGGGAATCCAACAGAAGTCTACAGGCGAATGGGACACGGTTCGTCATACGGTGTTGGCGTCAAACTAGGACTAGTAAGAGCTGAGTATGCTGTTGACCATAACAACGGAACTGGTGCAGTCTTCTTCCGATTTGGAGAAagatattaa
- the LOC108483956 gene encoding pentatricopeptide repeat-containing protein At5g59600, whose amino-acid sequence MHRSFQSSTDNYANLIETYAHDRALKPGKLLHAHLIVKGLAHLTYLATKLIAFYTECGQLSNARKLFDKIPKRNIHRWISIIRAYTRRGYYQEAIGVFTEMQTEGLGIDKYLIPSVLKACGHVLDQETGKKIHCLCVKKSLESDAFITSSLIDMYSKCGQVEKAKKVFDGMFVKELVALNAVVSGYARMGIVEKGLRLVEEMKLIGVKPDVVTWNTLIAGFSKKGDYLSVSKVFELMLDNGIEPDVVSWTSVISGLVQNFRYDEAFDTFKKMMKQGLYPSSATISSLFPACMTTVNLKHGKEVHGYATVIGVVDDVYVKSALVDMYAKGGFISEARTLFYKMSETSIVTWNSMIFGYSNHGYCEEAIQLFEQMEKEGKKPDYMTFIAVLSACSHAGLVELGKSLFNSIQEKYEISPRVEHYACLVDLLGRAGKLNEAYDVIKTMPMEPDLFVWGALLGACRNHENIDLAELAAKHLRELEPGSKGNNLLLANLYADIGSWGNVEKLKTMMKKKRLRKFLGCSWIEGS is encoded by the coding sequence ATGCACCGTTCATTTCAATCATCCACTGATAACTACGCCAATCTGATAGAAACGTACGCTCATGATCGAGCATTGAAACCAGGAAAACTACTTCATGCGCACCTGATCGTCAAAGGGTTGGCTCATTTGACATATTTGGCTACCAAGTTGATAGCTTTTTACACGGAGTGCGGCCAACTATCAAATGCTCGTAAACTGTTCGATAAAATTCCCAAAAGAAATATCCATCGTTGGATTTCAATCATAAGGGCATATACTCGACGCGGGTATTATCAGGAGGCGATTGGTGTTTTCACCGAAATGCAAACAGAAGGTTTGGGAATCGACAAATACCTTATCCCCAGTGTTTTGAAAGCTTGTGGACATGTTTTGGATCAAGAAACGGGGAAGAAAATACATTGCTTGTGCGTCAAGAAATCTTTAGAAAGTGATGCTTTTATTACAAGTTCCCTTATCGATATGTATTCGAAATGCGGACAAGTTGAGAAGGCGAAAAAAGTGTTCGATGGGATGTTTGTGAAAGAGTTGGTAGCTTTGAATGCTGTTGTTTCGGGGTATGCTCGAATGGGGATTGTAGAAAAAGGGTTACGTTTAGTGGAGGAAATGAAATTGATAGGAGTTAAGCCCGATGTGGTTACTTGGAACACTTTGATTGCCGGGTTTTCAAAGAAAGGTGATTATTTGTCAGTGTCTAAAGTTTTTGAATTGATGTTGGATAATGGGATCGAGCCTGATGTTGTATCATGGACTTCTGTTATATCGGGGCTTGTACAGAATTTTCGATATGATGAAGCTTTCGATACTTTTAAGAAGATGATGAAACAAGGGTTATATCCGAGCTCGGCTACAATTAGTAGTCTTTTTCCTGCTTGTATGACTACAGTTAATTTGAAACACGGGAAAGAGGTTCATGGATATGCAACAGTGATTGGAGTTGTAGATGATGTTTACGTGAAGAGTGCTCTTGTTGATATGTATGCCAAGGGTGGCTTTATATCCGAAGCTCGAACTTTGTTTTACAAAATGTCTGAAACGAGCATTGTTACCTGGAATTCGATGATTTTTGGGTACTCAAATCACGGATATTGTGAGGAAGCAATACAGCTTTTCGAACAAATGGAGAAGGAAGGAAAGAAGCCAGACTACATGACTTTCATTGCTGTCCTTAGTGCTTGTAGCCATGCCGGATTAGTCGAGCTCGGAAAGAGTTTATTCAACTCGATACAAGAGAAGTATGAGATTTCCCCAAGGGTAGAACATTATGCTTGCCTAGTAGATCTTTTAGGTCGAGCCGGGAAACTCAATGAGGCTTATGATGTTATTAAAACAATGCCTATGGAACCGGATTTATTTGTATGGGGTGCATTATTAGGAGCATGTAGGAACCATGAGAATATCGATCTTGCTGAACTAGCAGCTAAGCATCTACGGGAGCTTGAGCCTGGTAGCAAAGGAAACAATCTGTTGTTGGCGAATTTATATGCTGATATTGGTAGTTGGGGAAATGTTGAAAAGTTAAAGACGATGATGAAGAAAAAGAGGTTGAGAAAGTTTCTAGGATGTAGTTGGATAGAAGGCTCGTAA